The following is a genomic window from Desulfuromonas acetoxidans DSM 684.
AGGCGGCGTTGGCCATTTCCACCGCTCTGACAGCAGCCACCGGAAGCTCCGCAACCACTACACCCGTCGCTTTGCTCCCTGGCTACAACAGCCAGGCGCTTTTCGCGCAGCTCAATGACCACGCCGGTCTCGCTGAGAGTGGTCTGGTGCTCAAACAGCCGATTGACCACCTCTTTGGCTGTGGGAATCTCTTCGATCATGCCCCCTCCTCAATACTTCGATCATAACGGATGTGACCGTCAATCACCACTAAAGAGACCTCATTCGTCCGCTCAGAGTGGCACAGGTGCTCCGTTAACTGGCTTCGAACCGGCGACTGCTCAGCACGGAGCACTTGAAAGGTTGCTCGACTCCCCGCGCCCAGATAGCCCAGGTCATCAAATCCCATCGCTTTTGCCCCGCCAACCGTCGCCATGTGTAACAACTGCTCACAACTCAATTCGCCTTGAAACCAGTCACGGGCAAAAGCCATTTCATCCCAGATTGACAATGAGTCATTGCTGGCCAGGCTGTCGGTGCCAAGCGCCAGATTGACTCCTGCGGCGAGGTATTCGGCCACGGGAGCAACACCACACTGCAACTTGGCGTTGGAACGCGGGCACAGCACCATACTACATCCGGACTCAGCCACCGTAGCGATCTCGTCACGATTAAGGTGAACGCCGTGGACCAGCAGCGTATCGGGACGTAGCGCTCCGGCTTTTTCCAGACAGGGCAATGGCCGCTGATGGCGGGGTTTATCGAGAAACGGCGTCCAACCGACGAAGGGATAAAACTGATCAACCATGGGACCGCGATGTTGATGCATAAACTCGATTTCGTCATGCGATTCCGCCACATGCACCGTGGTCGGTAGATGACGACAACTGGTGTAGCGGTAGCTCTGCTCCAGCAGATCATCGCTGAGGGTGTATGGCGCATGCGGTGCCGCGCCCCACTGGCTGGTCGGCCAGTGTTCCCGGCAGTGATCGAGATTATCCCATTGCAAATGAACACGCACCGGATCGTGGCCCAGCACTTCGATGTAACAGCGCCCCGGCAATTGCTCGGCAACCGTGGCGTAAAAACCTGATTCCGACAGGATATCGGCAATCACGCCGGTACCGCTGCGGATGGATTGCCGCAGGCCGTTGAGCCAGGAGGCTTTGGAAGCCTCACCATTAACCCGCCGGGCAATTTTAACGCGAATAAGGCGCAGCAGCCACGAAGTGAAACCCGCTTGTTCCGGCTCTGGAGAATGGACCTCAGCGGCCCA
Proteins encoded in this region:
- a CDS encoding amidohydrolase family protein is translated as MKLFRCRYIVPIRTDPIEDGALVIDQERIVAVGPAAELAARYPQADMVNLGDSILLPAFVNAHTHLELSDFPQWAAEVHSPEPEQAGFTSWLLRLIRVKIARRVNGEASKASWLNGLRQSIRSGTGVIADILSESGFYATVAEQLPGRCYIEVLGHDPVRVHLQWDNLDHCREHWPTSQWGAAPHAPYTLSDDLLEQSYRYTSCRHLPTTVHVAESHDEIEFMHQHRGPMVDQFYPFVGWTPFLDKPRHQRPLPCLEKAGALRPDTLLVHGVHLNRDEIATVAESGCSMVLCPRSNAKLQCGVAPVAEYLAAGVNLALGTDSLASNDSLSIWDEMAFARDWFQGELSCEQLLHMATVGGAKAMGFDDLGYLGAGSRATFQVLRAEQSPVRSQLTEHLCHSERTNEVSLVVIDGHIRYDRSIEEGA